In Treponema primitia ZAS-2, a genomic segment contains:
- a CDS encoding GNAT family N-acetyltransferase has translation MIRSVKTQDAESICGIYNYFIQNTVATFEELSVPVEEMESRIAEVCSGFPWIVWEDAGQVLGYAYAHQWKERSAYRYSVENSIYIKHGFEGKGLGQKLLSSLLGELRKMELRTIVAGITLPNDRSMGLHEKFGFKKVAQFPEIGYKMDQWLDVGYWTLNLKNEFSKEEL, from the coding sequence ATGATACGGTCAGTGAAAACCCAAGATGCGGAAAGTATCTGCGGTATATATAACTATTTTATTCAGAATACCGTTGCCACCTTTGAGGAACTCTCTGTTCCGGTAGAGGAAATGGAAAGCCGTATCGCGGAAGTTTGCAGCGGCTTCCCCTGGATCGTCTGGGAAGATGCGGGGCAGGTTCTGGGTTATGCCTATGCCCATCAGTGGAAGGAACGGAGCGCCTACCGTTATTCTGTGGAGAATTCCATCTATATAAAACACGGCTTTGAAGGTAAAGGGCTGGGGCAAAAGCTCCTCAGCTCCCTGCTGGGAGAACTTCGGAAAATGGAACTCCGCACCATTGTGGCGGGCATCACCCTTCCCAATGACCGGAGCATGGGGCTTCATGAAAAATTCGGCTTTAAAAAGGTTGCCCAGTTTCCGGAGATAGGCTATAAAATGGACCAGTGGCTTGATGTGGGATACTGGACCCTCAATCTGAAAAATGAATTCTCAAAGGAAGAACTGTAA
- a CDS encoding ATP-binding protein translates to MLLLLTFPLLCCTGKSEYSAKNSKRNPEYPPHYRSYKEIPGVSDEEIKAIEALKETYSFFTYGMNYSSDCFYQNDGTLGGYAVLFSRWLEDLFGIPFVIKIHEWDELVSGLESGEIGFTGELTATEERRKIYHMTDAISERPVIFVQIRGRETLGELVKLRPLRLGFFSGSIFRDLVAPFISGPWESFFIDDYETVYRMLKSGEIDAFYDGSTPEALFDQYEDVVTMEFSPLIYEHVSFSTRREELAPVISVVQKYLDQGAIYHLTNLYNQGQDEYQRHKLYDRLTREEQAWLLSRQAVDEPIPVAAGYDNYPVSFYNQQERQWQGIVWDLLKKAEELTGLRFVRVNCDSNQRAELSELMDSGKAVMIAELIPPESLSSRYLLANSPYQSDYFALLSAMNYQDISLNDVPFTRIGLIKNSAWTEVFNTWFPNHTNTVYYNNSTLAFDALGRGDVEMVMADRNQLLYLTNYMEQPWFKANLIFDRTYDSYFGFNPGEGILCSIMSKAQGFINTKIIVDLWSRRIFDYRGKLARAQVPYLVGLSLLLACVLVLVTSLLVRRRNTGRYLEATINERTKALEIQTAAAKVASQSKSEFLARMSHEIRTPLNAIIGMTHIARKSAGTLSAANLSSERNRMVSAIEEISLASSHLLDILNDVLDMSKIESGKFILVNAAFSMEQALEEVSDIIRNRCLERGVKFVINFGALPATGVLGDRLRLKQTLINLLGNAVKFTSKGGSVTFSMELCGETDEQILLKFTVTDTGIGMTEEQSSRLFTAFEQADESIAARFGGTGLGLAISQRLVRLMGGNITVKSKIGEGSEFSFTIGLEKTEYAREQSVDPLLSLPDLTGRRLLLTEDIEINRIILRELLSETHVEIREAVDGQDALEQFSASDSGYYDLIFMDVQMPRMDGYEATRRIRALDRRDAENVPIVAMTANAYREDIEKALASGMNDHLAKPIDIQATGRALAKWLVKKT, encoded by the coding sequence TTGTTACTGCTTCTTACCTTTCCCCTGCTCTGCTGTACCGGCAAGTCGGAATATTCTGCAAAAAACAGTAAAAGAAACCCGGAGTATCCCCCGCATTATCGGAGTTATAAAGAAATACCCGGGGTGAGTGATGAAGAAATAAAAGCCATCGAAGCCCTGAAGGAAACTTACAGTTTTTTTACCTACGGTATGAACTACAGTTCCGACTGTTTTTACCAGAATGACGGAACCCTTGGGGGATATGCGGTCCTGTTCAGCCGGTGGTTGGAGGATCTTTTTGGTATACCCTTTGTGATAAAAATTCACGAATGGGACGAACTTGTTTCCGGCCTGGAATCCGGGGAAATTGGTTTTACCGGGGAATTAACCGCCACTGAGGAGCGCCGGAAAATCTACCACATGACCGATGCTATCTCCGAGCGGCCGGTTATATTTGTGCAGATCCGGGGCAGGGAAACCCTTGGGGAGCTGGTGAAGCTGCGGCCCCTGCGTTTGGGATTCTTTTCCGGGTCTATCTTTCGTGATCTAGTGGCTCCCTTTATCAGCGGCCCATGGGAGTCCTTCTTCATTGATGATTACGAGACTGTGTATCGTATGCTGAAATCCGGTGAGATCGACGCCTTTTACGATGGCAGTACCCCAGAGGCGCTCTTTGATCAATACGAGGATGTGGTTACCATGGAATTTTCTCCCCTCATCTATGAGCATGTGTCCTTCAGTACCCGGCGGGAAGAACTGGCGCCTGTGATATCGGTGGTGCAGAAATACCTGGACCAGGGGGCGATCTATCATCTGACCAACCTGTATAATCAGGGGCAGGATGAATATCAGCGGCACAAACTCTACGACCGCTTGACCCGGGAGGAACAGGCATGGTTACTGAGCCGACAGGCTGTGGATGAACCCATACCGGTGGCTGCAGGGTACGATAATTATCCTGTCAGTTTTTACAACCAGCAGGAGCGTCAATGGCAGGGGATAGTCTGGGATCTGCTTAAAAAAGCGGAGGAGTTAACAGGGCTGCGCTTTGTCCGGGTGAACTGTGACAGCAACCAGAGGGCGGAGCTTTCGGAGCTGATGGATTCCGGAAAGGCGGTGATGATCGCTGAGCTTATCCCCCCTGAAAGCCTGTCCAGCCGTTATTTACTGGCCAATAGCCCCTATCAAAGCGATTACTTCGCCCTTTTATCCGCCATGAATTACCAGGATATCAGCTTAAATGATGTGCCCTTTACCAGGATAGGGTTGATAAAAAATTCCGCCTGGACGGAGGTGTTTAATACATGGTTCCCAAACCACACTAATACTGTGTACTACAATAACAGTACTCTGGCTTTTGATGCCCTGGGCAGGGGGGATGTGGAGATGGTCATGGCGGACCGCAACCAGCTCCTATACCTGACTAATTATATGGAACAGCCCTGGTTCAAGGCGAACCTGATTTTTGACCGGACTTATGATTCTTACTTTGGGTTTAACCCCGGTGAAGGGATACTCTGTTCGATTATGTCCAAGGCCCAGGGTTTTATCAACACAAAAATTATCGTGGATCTCTGGAGCCGGCGTATCTTCGATTACCGGGGCAAGCTGGCCCGGGCCCAGGTTCCCTATCTGGTGGGCCTTTCCCTGCTCCTGGCCTGTGTCCTGGTCCTGGTAACAAGCCTGCTGGTCCGGCGCAGGAATACCGGCAGATACCTGGAAGCCACTATAAACGAGCGTACCAAGGCCCTGGAGATTCAAACTGCCGCAGCAAAGGTAGCCTCCCAATCCAAGAGTGAATTCTTGGCCCGGATGAGCCATGAAATCCGCACACCCCTGAACGCTATCATCGGTATGACCCACATTGCCCGAAAGTCCGCAGGAACCCTGTCGGCAGCAAATCTGAGTTCCGAAAGAAACCGGATGGTCTCCGCAATAGAGGAAATTTCACTGGCATCTTCTCATCTCCTGGACATACTTAACGATGTCCTGGATATGTCAAAGATCGAGTCGGGAAAATTTATCCTGGTTAATGCGGCTTTTTCAATGGAACAAGCCCTGGAAGAGGTATCGGATATCATCAGGAACCGCTGCCTGGAAAGGGGTGTCAAATTTGTCATCAACTTTGGGGCACTCCCTGCCACAGGGGTTCTGGGCGATCGGCTGCGACTTAAACAGACACTGATCAACCTCCTGGGAAATGCGGTGAAGTTTACCTCCAAGGGAGGATCCGTTACTTTTAGTATGGAACTCTGCGGGGAAACCGATGAACAGATCCTTCTTAAATTCACGGTAACCGATACAGGCATAGGCATGACCGAAGAGCAGTCTTCCCGGCTCTTTACTGCCTTTGAACAGGCTGATGAAAGTATTGCTGCCCGCTTCGGCGGTACCGGCCTGGGGCTTGCTATCAGCCAGAGATTGGTGCGCCTCATGGGAGGTAATATTACCGTTAAGAGTAAAATAGGGGAGGGTTCTGAATTTTCTTTCACCATAGGCCTTGAAAAAACCGAGTACGCCCGGGAACAGTCGGTGGATCCCCTGTTGTCCCTGCCGGATTTGACAGGCCGGCGTTTGCTGTTGACTGAGGATATTGAAATAAACCGGATCATACTCCGGGAACTGCTGTCTGAAACCCATGTGGAGATCCGGGAAGCGGTGGACGGACAGGATGCCCTGGAACAGTTTTCTGCTTCCGATTCAGGATACTACGATCTTATCTTCATGGATGTGCAGATGCCCCGCATGGACGGTTACGAAGCGACCCGCCGGATCCGCGCCCTGGATCGCCGGGATGCAGAAAATGTACCGATTGTTGCCATGACCGCCAACGCCTACCGTGAGGATATAGAGAAAGCCCTTGCCTCAGGGATGAACGATCACCTGGCGAAACCCATCGATATCCAGGCTACAGGGCGGGCCCTGGCAAAATGGCTGGTGAAGAAAACTTGA
- a CDS encoding aldo/keto reductase, with protein MPEITLRRTGIRINKDGFGALPVQRTPMTEAVALLRRALDRGINFFDTARGYTDSEKKLGAALSSRRGDFSWPPSPRQKKERI; from the coding sequence ATGCCGGAGATCACATTGAGGCGGACAGGCATTAGGATAAACAAAGACGGATTCGGCGCATTACCGGTGCAGCGCACACCTATGACAGAGGCAGTAGCATTACTGCGGAGAGCCTTGGACAGGGGCATCAATTTTTTTGATACCGCTCGGGGCTATACGGACAGCGAAAAAAAACTGGGAGCCGCATTGTCTTCCCGGCGGGGGGATTTTTCCTGGCCACCAAGTCCCCGGCAAAAAAAGGAGAGGATATGA
- a CDS encoding flagellar assembly lytic transglycosylase: protein MKLFGPGGGFRLLFSLLFFSLLSLASCGAQTVLGLSRNEAGRRLKEGDIDFILDKAPYRMEEIGLIHPSAPYYAGMLVKARAGELPADGALLATPTLVGKFPAQALPEHGTQALAEALFEAALDGKGKIQREAARELMGPLLAKDPGAAGSFLDRLEQRPPSVLLAPDVLVLRGAALYKLGRYDEAAALFEGRDGDEGAGWDRAFALLSALEAKNWGAGAKEELTTFFLSRAPGEAQQWAQGELGDRLQELLGPARAAAVRGRFALAGWAYGQGLGYFREALAGEEDLFFRYPDMLGDLGRAFLYGPGRSQGLELLLGWDRSLREASAGKDWDIRGLRYRILYYAGRIQRQSGQYADAAKSFDSALEFAPDGLQRDACIWYILSMGFQEQPGETVALLRKYLPRWHSPVYFEDIMDRLARYLTVNRRWDTLAELFSLIRDSRDGGTVAKYAYILGRALSEGFLPAASAPMKAEELFRIAFEQEKGSFYYRALAASRLGRTTVPVPEKAEAPGKGPDFGEDAEFILGFFEYGLGGLAFSYLGDTTEFSPEELRAMAGAFAGAGLWAESIRVVSAYMGREDFGVTRQDLELYYPRAFTDMVETRAKETEIPAELLFALVRTESAFVPEIRSQAGAVGLTQLMPATALDMAGRIRRQGGTDYLEEGKINLEDPKTNIHLGAVYLAYLEDRMESPMFALLAYNGGMGRVRNWRRSAPALPGDLFLETIEYPETREYGRKVLAAAAAYGYLYYGMTMEAVVADIYR, encoded by the coding sequence ATGAAACTTTTTGGCCCCGGTGGAGGATTCAGGCTTCTCTTTTCCCTTCTTTTTTTCTCCCTTCTCAGCCTCGCTTCCTGCGGGGCTCAAACTGTTTTGGGCCTGAGTCGGAATGAGGCGGGCCGGAGATTAAAGGAGGGGGATATTGATTTTATCCTGGATAAAGCCCCGTACCGTATGGAGGAGATCGGTCTGATCCACCCCTCCGCCCCCTATTACGCAGGGATGCTGGTGAAAGCCCGGGCCGGGGAATTGCCCGCGGATGGGGCACTACTTGCAACACCGACTTTAGTCGGCAAGTTCCCCGCGCAAGCTCTGCCTGAGCATGGGACCCAGGCCCTTGCCGAAGCCCTGTTTGAGGCTGCCTTGGACGGGAAGGGTAAGATACAGCGTGAAGCTGCCCGGGAACTTATGGGGCCATTGTTGGCTAAGGACCCTGGTGCCGCCGGATCATTCCTGGACCGGCTTGAGCAAAGGCCTCCCTCGGTGCTTCTGGCGCCTGATGTGTTGGTTCTGCGGGGGGCGGCGCTGTATAAACTGGGGCGCTATGATGAGGCGGCGGCCCTTTTTGAGGGGCGGGACGGGGATGAGGGCGCTGGCTGGGACAGGGCTTTTGCCCTTTTGTCCGCCCTGGAGGCTAAAAATTGGGGGGCCGGGGCTAAAGAAGAACTGACGACCTTCTTTTTAAGCCGTGCCCCCGGTGAAGCCCAGCAATGGGCCCAGGGGGAACTGGGGGACCGGCTTCAGGAACTGCTGGGCCCGGCCCGGGCTGCCGCTGTAAGGGGCCGTTTTGCCCTGGCCGGTTGGGCCTATGGTCAGGGGCTTGGGTATTTCCGGGAAGCTCTGGCCGGGGAGGAGGACCTGTTCTTCCGTTACCCGGATATGCTGGGGGATTTGGGTCGGGCTTTTCTCTATGGACCAGGGCGGAGCCAGGGGCTGGAACTGCTCCTGGGGTGGGACCGGAGTTTACGCGAGGCGTCAGCTGGGAAAGACTGGGATATTCGGGGTTTGCGGTACCGCATCCTCTACTATGCAGGCAGGATACAGCGGCAGTCAGGGCAGTATGCTGATGCTGCGAAGAGCTTTGATTCTGCCCTGGAATTTGCTCCCGACGGGCTTCAGAGGGATGCCTGTATCTGGTACATCCTCAGCATGGGCTTCCAGGAACAACCCGGGGAAACTGTCGCTTTGCTGCGGAAATACCTGCCCCGCTGGCATTCCCCAGTCTACTTTGAGGATATTATGGACCGTCTGGCCCGGTATCTCACGGTAAACCGGCGCTGGGATACCCTGGCGGAGCTGTTTTCCCTGATTCGGGACAGCCGGGACGGGGGAACTGTTGCAAAATACGCCTATATCCTGGGCCGGGCCCTTTCGGAGGGGTTTTTGCCAGCCGCATCGGCGCCTATGAAGGCGGAGGAGCTGTTCCGGATAGCCTTTGAACAGGAAAAGGGCTCTTTCTATTACCGGGCCCTGGCCGCTTCCCGGCTGGGGAGGACCACGGTTCCTGTCCCCGAAAAGGCCGAGGCGCCGGGGAAGGGTCCGGATTTTGGGGAGGATGCGGAATTTATCCTGGGGTTTTTTGAGTATGGCTTGGGGGGACTGGCTTTTTCATACCTGGGCGACACGACAGAGTTTTCCCCGGAGGAACTGCGGGCCATGGCCGGCGCCTTTGCCGGGGCTGGGCTTTGGGCTGAATCGATACGGGTGGTTTCCGCCTATATGGGCCGGGAGGATTTTGGGGTAACCCGGCAGGATTTGGAGCTTTACTACCCGCGGGCTTTCACGGATATGGTGGAGACCCGGGCTAAGGAAACGGAGATTCCCGCGGAACTGCTCTTTGCTCTTGTCCGCACTGAAAGCGCCTTTGTCCCGGAAATTCGATCCCAGGCCGGGGCGGTGGGGCTTACCCAGCTCATGCCGGCTACTGCCCTGGATATGGCGGGCCGTATCAGGAGGCAGGGGGGGACCGATTACCTTGAAGAAGGGAAGATCAACCTGGAGGACCCGAAAACCAATATCCACCTGGGGGCGGTGTACCTGGCCTATCTTGAGGACCGGATGGAAAGCCCCATGTTTGCCCTGCTGGCCTATAACGGCGGCATGGGTCGGGTGCGGAACTGGCGGCGCTCTGCCCCTGCCTTGCCCGGGGACCTTTTCCTGGAAACCATCGAATATCCTGAAACCCGGGAATACGGGCGAAAGGTACTGGCGGCAGCGGCGGCGTACGGATATCTGTATTATGGTATGACGATGGAAGCGGTTGTTGCCGATATATATAGATAG
- a CDS encoding IS110 family transposase, whose protein sequence is MNFIGIDLHTNRFTCCYRDEWASMEDPRKDRVVKTFELDAEGLAAFYATLTVDTYVLVEATITTFSFARLFRDRVKEVVIANTYELKQISLARCNTDKIDADKLCRILKMQVLSREQTISPVTIPPKEIQDLRSLFSTYRLYKKQNTQLKNRIHSLLKEHLYGFTQEEIFGRKSRQEIRDISDDPVLRFQLNQLLDRLERDEVDAEALKDQVLLQAAPFMAQIEILTSMKGVSVFIAIAIIADIIEVSRFRNAKAFTSYLRSAPHVANSNTSTSIRGTNKKGRKLSATLLTQSLNHVMAVSPKLRRWYDRLAEYKKPGLVRTGLRRRVFAEIFQMLKKGEYHYGRDPKKHEAKMAEYRRFLKGQKNAAVLKKSA, encoded by the coding sequence ATGAACTTTATCGGCATTGATCTGCATACCAACCGGTTTACTTGCTGTTACCGGGATGAGTGGGCATCGATGGAAGACCCCCGAAAAGACCGGGTCGTCAAGACCTTTGAGCTGGACGCGGAAGGGCTGGCGGCCTTTTATGCCACCCTGACGGTAGATACCTACGTGCTCGTAGAGGCGACGATAACGACCTTCTCGTTTGCCCGTCTGTTTCGGGACCGGGTGAAGGAGGTAGTCATCGCCAATACCTACGAGCTGAAACAGATTAGCCTTGCCCGGTGTAATACGGACAAGATAGATGCGGACAAATTGTGTCGGATACTCAAGATGCAGGTACTTTCCCGGGAGCAGACGATCTCCCCGGTAACCATCCCCCCGAAGGAGATCCAGGACCTGCGGAGTCTGTTTTCCACCTACCGACTCTACAAGAAGCAGAATACCCAGCTGAAAAACCGGATACACTCCCTGCTGAAGGAGCACTTGTACGGTTTTACCCAGGAAGAAATCTTCGGTCGGAAGAGCCGCCAGGAGATACGGGACATCTCCGATGATCCGGTTCTCCGCTTCCAACTAAACCAGCTGCTGGACCGGCTTGAGCGGGACGAGGTCGATGCGGAAGCCCTGAAAGACCAGGTATTACTTCAGGCCGCCCCGTTTATGGCGCAGATAGAAATCCTGACCAGCATGAAGGGGGTGAGCGTGTTCATTGCCATAGCCATCATCGCAGACATCATTGAGGTGAGCCGATTCAGAAACGCCAAGGCCTTTACCTCCTATCTGCGGTCGGCGCCCCATGTGGCCAATTCCAATACCTCAACGAGTATCCGGGGAACCAACAAGAAAGGGCGGAAACTGTCGGCGACCCTGCTAACCCAGTCCCTCAACCATGTGATGGCGGTCAGCCCTAAACTCCGGCGCTGGTATGACCGGCTGGCGGAGTACAAGAAGCCGGGGCTAGTACGAACGGGTTTACGGCGGCGAGTCTTTGCAGAAATCTTTCAGATGCTGAAAAAAGGGGAGTATCATTATGGCCGGGATCCCAAAAAACATGAGGCAAAGATGGCCGAATACCGCCGATTCCTGAAAGGGCAAAAAAATGCGGCGGTTTTGAAAAAAAGTGCTTGA
- a CDS encoding DNA translocase FtsK, translating into MPLKLLELLKTLKAMKAPHPLQALKAFRARRDFRFRLASLIATFSLALIALLLGISIAGAVFNIPELAAGPGDFLVRSYGILAFMIPIYLLAAGLILADTHFRPDRIFILTGTTFPFLTLAIGFAFLRDYNTRAEQWDFLARAGRIGFSLIIILMTVIESFLIMALTSLFFPGPESLKPPEEEPEKEKEPSGVFLLPGPTGTTDPIAVPAFLNDLDERALTIPGDEEDESAFEPGEPELDPFFETLYSSKSGDIPDPLEAPTLVGTLEVPDDTSLPYTPPKGKAPRAKRRAVYSVPVEGILNQYPDGQYWIIDQTTRDAAVILRETLEEFKIQAEVTGISKGPVITMFEILPAAGIRLGKIEGLADNIAMRLAAQSVRIVAPIPGKHAVGIEVPNKKRNIVSFREIIEGELRREKDRDAKKLEIPVILGKDITGEAQTVDLVQTPHLLIAGATGSGKSVCVNAMILSILYQRSPSECRLILIDPKRVELKLYNDIPHLLTPVITEPKKAFQALQYCIYEMERRYACLDSMGVRDIRSYNKRIKERNIAAEHMPYIVVVIDEFADLMATTGKELDRTVSRLAAMSRAVGIHLVLATQRPSIDVITGIIKANIPSRIAFMVAGKMDSRIIIDQVGADKLLGKGDMLYAGVVDPFPVRIQGAFVSEEEVERVVDYVKTLGEPDYIDDEIFIDDDEEDLTPSLFGEGDDPLYEKALEIVMQQGKASASYIQRRLQIGYNRAARLVEEMEHQGLVGPAQGSKPRELLRGV; encoded by the coding sequence GTGCCGCTGAAACTGTTGGAACTTCTGAAAACCCTGAAAGCCATGAAGGCGCCCCATCCTCTGCAGGCGCTGAAGGCCTTTCGCGCCCGCCGGGATTTCCGGTTTCGCCTGGCCTCCCTGATTGCCACCTTTTCCCTGGCCCTTATTGCCCTGCTCCTGGGCATTTCCATTGCCGGGGCGGTTTTTAATATACCGGAACTTGCCGCAGGGCCCGGGGATTTTCTGGTTCGCTCCTACGGTATTCTGGCCTTCATGATCCCCATCTACCTCCTGGCAGCGGGGCTTATCCTGGCGGATACCCATTTTCGGCCTGACCGGATCTTTATCCTGACGGGAACCACCTTTCCCTTCCTGACCCTGGCCATAGGCTTCGCCTTCCTTAGGGACTACAATACCCGGGCTGAGCAATGGGATTTTCTGGCCCGGGCCGGGCGTATTGGGTTCAGCCTGATCATCATTTTGATGACGGTTATCGAAAGCTTCCTGATTATGGCCCTGACTTCCCTCTTTTTTCCCGGCCCCGAGTCGCTTAAGCCCCCGGAAGAGGAGCCTGAAAAAGAAAAGGAGCCCTCCGGGGTTTTTCTGCTTCCCGGTCCCACGGGAACTACGGATCCCATTGCAGTCCCGGCCTTTCTCAACGATCTTGATGAAAGGGCCTTAACAATACCTGGGGATGAAGAAGATGAGTCGGCATTTGAGCCGGGAGAGCCTGAGCTTGATCCCTTTTTTGAAACCCTCTACAGTTCCAAATCCGGGGACATTCCGGATCCCCTGGAAGCGCCGACTTTAGTCGGAACCCTGGAAGTTCCGGATGATACGTCTCTGCCCTATACCCCGCCCAAAGGAAAGGCCCCCAGGGCGAAACGCCGGGCGGTCTACTCGGTGCCCGTGGAGGGCATCCTGAACCAGTACCCTGATGGTCAATATTGGATCATCGATCAGACCACCAGGGACGCCGCAGTAATCCTGCGGGAGACCCTGGAAGAATTTAAGATACAAGCGGAGGTTACCGGGATAAGCAAGGGGCCGGTGATCACCATGTTCGAGATACTCCCCGCAGCGGGGATACGGCTTGGCAAGATCGAGGGCCTGGCGGACAATATCGCCATGCGCCTGGCAGCCCAGTCCGTGCGTATTGTGGCCCCCATACCGGGGAAACACGCCGTGGGCATCGAAGTGCCTAATAAAAAGCGGAACATCGTATCCTTCCGGGAGATCATCGAAGGGGAACTGCGCCGGGAAAAGGACCGGGATGCGAAAAAGCTGGAGATTCCGGTGATTTTGGGCAAAGATATAACCGGGGAAGCCCAGACCGTGGACCTGGTCCAGACCCCCCATCTGCTCATCGCCGGCGCCACGGGTTCCGGAAAGTCGGTCTGCGTGAACGCTATGATACTCTCCATCCTGTACCAGCGTTCCCCCTCAGAATGCCGGCTCATCCTGATAGATCCCAAGCGGGTGGAACTCAAACTCTACAATGATATTCCCCATCTCCTGACACCGGTGATCACGGAACCGAAAAAGGCGTTCCAGGCCCTGCAATACTGTATCTACGAGATGGAACGCCGCTACGCCTGCCTGGATTCCATGGGGGTCCGGGACATACGGAGTTACAATAAGCGGATAAAAGAGCGTAATATCGCTGCGGAACACATGCCCTACATCGTGGTGGTGATCGACGAATTTGCGGACCTTATGGCCACCACGGGCAAGGAGCTGGACCGCACGGTATCCCGCCTGGCCGCCATGAGCCGGGCCGTGGGCATACACCTGGTCCTAGCCACCCAGCGGCCCTCTATCGACGTCATCACCGGCATTATCAAAGCCAACATCCCCAGCCGCATCGCCTTCATGGTGGCCGGCAAGATGGACAGCCGGATCATCATCGATCAGGTAGGCGCCGACAAGCTCCTGGGCAAAGGTGATATGCTCTACGCCGGTGTGGTGGACCCCTTCCCGGTCCGCATCCAGGGGGCCTTTGTCTCCGAGGAAGAGGTAGAGCGGGTGGTGGACTATGTCAAAACTCTGGGAGAGCCGGACTACATTGACGACGAAATCTTTATTGACGATGACGAAGAAGACCTGACCCCCTCCCTCTTTGGGGAAGGTGATGATCCCCTCTACGAAAAAGCCCTGGAAATTGTCATGCAGCAGGGCAAAGCCAGCGCCAGCTACATACAGCGCCGTCTCCAAATAGGCTACAACCGCGCAGCCCGTCTGGTAGAGGAAATGGAACACCAGGGACTGGTAGGCCCCGCCCAGGGGTCAAAGCCCCGGGAATTGCTGCGCGGGGTATAG
- a CDS encoding pantothenate kinase, giving the protein MIIGIDIGSTTTKAVSIEEGGKIRKIKTKAMDAVTSATGAFGKMLVENNFKIGDISRIMITGAGASMIKNDLFGIPTQRVDEMQAIGIGGMFLSGKEDIVITNIGTGTAIIYAKKGSITHMGGSGVGGGTILGLAKKLISTSDFNGIMELAEHGILNQVDLNMEDITDMEMSFLNRETTASNFGKMLDTARNEDIALGLLNLVFQVIGMVSVFAAKSKGTDRVIVTGNGSHNPIGKKILDAITVMYSVHFEYPAEAEYTTAIGAGLSYTQTL; this is encoded by the coding sequence ATGATCATAGGAATAGATATAGGCAGCACCACCACCAAGGCGGTATCTATTGAAGAGGGCGGAAAGATCAGGAAGATCAAAACCAAGGCCATGGACGCCGTAACCTCCGCCACCGGGGCCTTCGGCAAAATGCTGGTGGAGAACAATTTCAAAATTGGGGATATCAGCCGTATCATGATCACCGGCGCCGGGGCTTCCATGATCAAAAACGATCTTTTCGGCATCCCCACCCAGCGGGTGGACGAGATGCAAGCCATCGGCATCGGGGGAATGTTCCTTTCGGGCAAAGAAGATATTGTGATCACCAACATCGGTACCGGTACGGCGATCATCTACGCGAAAAAGGGATCCATCACCCACATGGGGGGCTCCGGGGTTGGGGGAGGCACCATCCTGGGGCTGGCAAAGAAGCTCATATCTACCTCGGACTTCAACGGTATCATGGAACTGGCGGAGCATGGGATTCTGAACCAGGTGGATCTGAATATGGAAGACATTACGGACATGGAAATGAGCTTTCTTAACCGGGAAACCACGGCCTCCAACTTCGGCAAGATGCTGGACACCGCCCGGAACGAGGATATAGCCCTGGGTCTTCTTAACCTGGTGTTCCAGGTAATCGGTATGGTTTCGGTGTTTGCCGCGAAGAGCAAGGGTACCGACAGGGTCATCGTTACCGGGAACGGCAGCCACAACCCTATAGGCAAAAAAATCCTGGACGCCATAACCGTCATGTACTCAGTACATTTTGAATACCCCGCTGAGGCCGAATACACCACTGCTATCGGGGCAGGGCTTTCCTACACACAAACATTGTGA